The proteins below come from a single Branchiostoma floridae strain S238N-H82 chromosome 5, Bfl_VNyyK, whole genome shotgun sequence genomic window:
- the LOC118416888 gene encoding uromodulin-like isoform X2, whose amino-acid sequence MGPRVAVPVGLLVLLALAAGGTAQDNLQKITFPAPRSVSNYARLGTTLAQDLSSFTLCLQMRTDMSSTSHAGVVSYAVQENHNELLILNKGRGISELFVQGGKGADLGALPVWDGEWHAVCATWRSTDGAWQVYTDGVLQASGSGLKVGGKVRSGGTWILAQDQETVGGGFDPNQAFSGELSQVNLWDRVLTPAEVGPDSCGQHGNVIDWATTNIEVFGLATSDEYICDVDECADGTDNCHAQATCTNTDGSFTCDCTEGYSGNGVNCTDVDECADGTHNCHAQATCTNTDGSFICECTNGYGGDGVTCADIDECANGTHNCHEDATCSNTDGGFDCTCIEGYTGDGVTCTGLSDLVFTDVGMDYMTLSWTAPVDLNITRYRLRYRHAGASHRDLSPPPSPGDTAATVPGLWADTEYTFTLTAFGDGDQEVGEISGTETTAEVIVNVECHEDHMTVTFPRAALPAVDVDNMHLLDASCGATVTDTEVTLRAGLQDCGTIQDSSEADKFIFTNEAIANQLTSDNGAVRGTPFSKRFRCEFLRQYVVSQGREVLYNIPSPRVQVVDAENSFTFEMHMFTSSDFTATYNSDDYPVQVTSADRLHFGLSVNSPLNDLELFALRCLATPSTDPDDSPSVSIIQDGCDVDTTLQLDTERSNDMALYYSIQSFTFPNIDDPSLVYIHCTMVVCFQSDPDSRCSQGCIPSSRRRRAVPDLSGARVRRASETDHITTISQGPFKVENGQEEAAPLPTVGIAVGTAAGIAGVLLVVAAAFLVRKKRGRGAKEQAEDRVGFDNYSFELWGKDKAASATPKPE is encoded by the exons ATAATTTGCAAAAGATAACCTTTCCGGCTCCACGAAGCGTCAGTAACTACGCCAGGCTGGGGACAACATTGGCTCAGGACTTGAGCAGTTTTACTTTATGTCTGCAAATGCGCACCGACATGAGTTCCACCAGCCATGCAGGTGTGGTCAGCTATGCTGTACAAGAAAATCACAATGAGCTACTCATCCTCAATAAAGGAAGGGGCATAAGCGAA TTGTTCGTACAAGGAGGTAAAGGAGCTGACCTTGGTGCCTTGCCTGTTTGGGATGGTGAGTGGCATGCAGTATGTGCCACCTGGCGCAGCACCGATGGAGCCTGGCAGGTCTACACTGACGGCGTTCTTCAGGCTTCCGGCTCGGGGCTGAAGGTAGGAGGAAAAGTGCGCAGTGGTGGGACATGGATCCTTGCACAGGATCAAGAAACAGTTGGGGGAGGGTTCGACCCGAATCAAGCGTTCAGCGGAGAACTGTCACAGGTGAACCTCTGGGACCGCGTGCTGACTCCAGCTGAGGTGGGGCCAGACTCCTGTGGTCAACATGGCAACGTGATTGACTGGGCAACCACGAACATAGAGGTGTTTGGACTGGCCACTAGTGATGAATATATCTGCG atgtcgacgaatgtgcagatggcacagacaactgccacgcccaggcaacctgtaccaacacggacggTTCTTTTACATGTGATTGCACTGAAGGGTACAGTGGAAATGGAGTCAACTGTACTG atgtcgacgaatgtgcagatggcacacacaactgccacgcccaggcaacctgtaccaacacggacggTTCCTTCATCTGTGAATGTACCAACGGTTACGGTGGAGATGGAGTCACGTGTGCTG ataTCGACGAATGTGCGAATGgcacacacaactgccatgaggACGCAACCTGTTCTAACACGGACGGGGGGTTCGACTGTACCTGTATCGAAGGTTACACCGGAGATGGGGTCACCTGCACAG GCTTGTCTGACCTAGTCTTCACGGATGTCGGGATGGACTACATGACCCTGTCCTGGACGGCGCCTGTTGACCTGAATATAACCCGGTACCGGCTGCGCTATCGTCACGCCGGGGCCTCGCACCGGGACCTGTCTCCCCCGCCCTCCCCGGGCGACACCGCGGCCACCGTGCCCGGACTGTGGGCAGACACGGAGTACACCTTCACCCTGACGGCGTTTGGAGATGGCGACCAGGAAGTTGGAGAGATCAGTGGGACAGAGACCACAG CTGAGGTTATCGTGAACGTGGAGTGCCATGAGGACCACATGACCGTGACCTTCCCCAGAGCGGCGCTACCAGCGGTAGATGTGGACAACATGCACCTGCTGGACGCCAGCTGCGGCGCCACGGTTACAGACACGGAGGTGACTCTGCGGGCAGGTCTGCAGGACTGCGGGACCATTCAGGAT TCGTCAGAAGCTGACAAATTCATCTTCACCAACGAGGCCATCGCCAATCAGCTGACGTCTGACAACGGAGCCGTGAGAGGGACGCCCTTCAGCAAGAGGTTCCGGTGtgagttcctccgtcagtacgtggtctcacagggGAGGGAGGTTCTCTACaacatcccgtctcctcg TGTGCAAGTTGTGGACGCGGAAAACAGCTTCACCTTTGAGATGCACATGTTCACATCGTCAGACTTCACTGCAACATACAACTCAGACGACTACCCTGTGCAG GTGACCTCAGCCGACCGTCTGCACTTCGGATTGAGCGTGAACTCACCTTTGAACGACCTGGAGCTGTTCGCTCTCCGCTGCCTCGCCACGCCCAGTACCGACCCTGACGACTCTCCGAGCGTCAGCATCATCCAGGACGG GTGTGACGTCGACACCACGCTTCAGCTAGACACAGAACGGTCTAACGACATGGCCTTATACTACTCCATCCAGTCATTCACCTTCCCCAACATTGATGATCCCAGTCTG GTGTACATCCATTGCACCATGGTGGTCTGCTTCCAGAGCGACCCGGACTCgcggtgcagtcagggctgCATCCCGTCCAGCCGGCGCAGGCGCGCTGTGCCCGACCTGAGCGGGGCCCGCGTCCGACGTGCCAGCGAAACGGACCACATAACAACCATCAGCCAGGGACCCTTCAAAGTGGAGAATGGACAAGAAGAAG ccgcccccctccccactgtcgGCATCGCTGTGGGCACAGCTGCAGGAATAGCCGGAGTCCTGCTGGTGGTTGCTGCTGCCTTCCTGGTGAGGAAGAAACGCGGCCGTGGCGCCAAGGAGCAGGCCGAGGATCGTGTCG gCTTTGACAACTATTCGTTTGAGCTCTGGGGAAAGGACAAGGCTGCCAGCGCCACCCCCAAACCCGAGTAG
- the LOC118416888 gene encoding uromodulin-like isoform X1 has protein sequence MGPRVAVPVGLLVLLAMAAGGTAQDNLQKITFPAPRSVSNYARLGTTLAQDLSSFTLCLQMRTDMSSTSHAGVVSYAVQENHNELLILNKGRGISELFVQGGKGADLGALPVWDGEWHAVCATWRSTDGAWQVYTDGVLQASGSGLKVGGKVRSGGTWILAQDQETVGGGFDPNQAFSGELSQVNLWDRVLTPAEVGPDSCGQHGNVIDWATTNIEVFGLATSDEYICDVDECADGTDNCHAQATCTNTDGSFTCDCTEGYSGNGVNCTDVDECADGTHNCHAQATCTNTDGSFICECTNGYGGDGVTCADIDECANGTHNCHEDATCSNTDGGFDCTCIEGYTGDGVTCTGLSDLVFTDVGMDYMTLSWTAPVDLNITRYRLRYRHAGASHRDLSPPPSPGDTAATVPGLWADTEYTFTLTAFGDGDQEVGEISGTETTAEVIVNVECHEDHMTVTFPRAALPAVDVDNMHLLDASCGATVTDTEVTLRAGLQDCGTIQDSSEADKFIFTNEAIANQLTSDNGAVRGTPFSKRFRCEFLRQYVVSQGREVLYNIPSPRVQVVDAENSFTFEMHMFTSSDFTATYNSDDYPVQVTSADRLHFGLSVNSPLNDLELFALRCLATPSTDPDDSPSVSIIQDGCDVDTTLQLDTERSNDMALYYSIQSFTFPNIDDPSLVYIHCTMVVCFQSDPDSRCSQGCIPSSRRRRAVPDLSGARVRRASETDHITTISQGPFKVENGQEEAAPLPTVGIAVGTAAGIAGVLLVVAAAFLVRKKRGRGAKEQAEDRVGFDNYSFELWGKDKAASATPKPE, from the exons ATGGGCCCACGAGTGGCCGTACCCGTGGGGCTGCTGGTTCTGCTCGCTATGGCTGCAGGCGGGACGGCTCAAG ATAATTTGCAAAAGATAACCTTTCCGGCTCCACGAAGCGTCAGTAACTACGCCAGGCTGGGGACAACATTGGCTCAGGACTTGAGCAGTTTTACTTTATGTCTGCAAATGCGCACCGACATGAGTTCCACCAGCCATGCAGGTGTGGTCAGCTATGCTGTACAAGAAAATCACAATGAGCTACTCATCCTCAATAAAGGAAGGGGCATAAGCGAA TTGTTCGTACAAGGAGGTAAAGGAGCTGACCTTGGTGCCTTGCCTGTTTGGGATGGTGAGTGGCATGCAGTATGTGCCACCTGGCGCAGCACCGATGGAGCCTGGCAGGTCTACACTGACGGCGTTCTTCAGGCTTCCGGCTCGGGGCTGAAGGTAGGAGGAAAAGTGCGCAGTGGTGGGACATGGATCCTTGCACAGGATCAAGAAACAGTTGGGGGAGGGTTCGACCCGAATCAAGCGTTCAGCGGAGAACTGTCACAGGTGAACCTCTGGGACCGCGTGCTGACTCCAGCTGAGGTGGGGCCAGACTCCTGTGGTCAACATGGCAACGTGATTGACTGGGCAACCACGAACATAGAGGTGTTTGGACTGGCCACTAGTGATGAATATATCTGCG atgtcgacgaatgtgcagatggcacagacaactgccacgcccaggcaacctgtaccaacacggacggTTCTTTTACATGTGATTGCACTGAAGGGTACAGTGGAAATGGAGTCAACTGTACTG atgtcgacgaatgtgcagatggcacacacaactgccacgcccaggcaacctgtaccaacacggacggTTCCTTCATCTGTGAATGTACCAACGGTTACGGTGGAGATGGAGTCACGTGTGCTG ataTCGACGAATGTGCGAATGgcacacacaactgccatgaggACGCAACCTGTTCTAACACGGACGGGGGGTTCGACTGTACCTGTATCGAAGGTTACACCGGAGATGGGGTCACCTGCACAG GCTTGTCTGACCTAGTCTTCACGGATGTCGGGATGGACTACATGACCCTGTCCTGGACGGCGCCTGTTGACCTGAATATAACCCGGTACCGGCTGCGCTATCGTCACGCCGGGGCCTCGCACCGGGACCTGTCTCCCCCGCCCTCCCCGGGCGACACCGCGGCCACCGTGCCCGGACTGTGGGCAGACACGGAGTACACCTTCACCCTGACGGCGTTTGGAGATGGCGACCAGGAAGTTGGAGAGATCAGTGGGACAGAGACCACAG CTGAGGTTATCGTGAACGTGGAGTGCCATGAGGACCACATGACCGTGACCTTCCCCAGAGCGGCGCTACCAGCGGTAGATGTGGACAACATGCACCTGCTGGACGCCAGCTGCGGCGCCACGGTTACAGACACGGAGGTGACTCTGCGGGCAGGTCTGCAGGACTGCGGGACCATTCAGGAT TCGTCAGAAGCTGACAAATTCATCTTCACCAACGAGGCCATCGCCAATCAGCTGACGTCTGACAACGGAGCCGTGAGAGGGACGCCCTTCAGCAAGAGGTTCCGGTGtgagttcctccgtcagtacgtggtctcacagggGAGGGAGGTTCTCTACaacatcccgtctcctcg TGTGCAAGTTGTGGACGCGGAAAACAGCTTCACCTTTGAGATGCACATGTTCACATCGTCAGACTTCACTGCAACATACAACTCAGACGACTACCCTGTGCAG GTGACCTCAGCCGACCGTCTGCACTTCGGATTGAGCGTGAACTCACCTTTGAACGACCTGGAGCTGTTCGCTCTCCGCTGCCTCGCCACGCCCAGTACCGACCCTGACGACTCTCCGAGCGTCAGCATCATCCAGGACGG GTGTGACGTCGACACCACGCTTCAGCTAGACACAGAACGGTCTAACGACATGGCCTTATACTACTCCATCCAGTCATTCACCTTCCCCAACATTGATGATCCCAGTCTG GTGTACATCCATTGCACCATGGTGGTCTGCTTCCAGAGCGACCCGGACTCgcggtgcagtcagggctgCATCCCGTCCAGCCGGCGCAGGCGCGCTGTGCCCGACCTGAGCGGGGCCCGCGTCCGACGTGCCAGCGAAACGGACCACATAACAACCATCAGCCAGGGACCCTTCAAAGTGGAGAATGGACAAGAAGAAG ccgcccccctccccactgtcgGCATCGCTGTGGGCACAGCTGCAGGAATAGCCGGAGTCCTGCTGGTGGTTGCTGCTGCCTTCCTGGTGAGGAAGAAACGCGGCCGTGGCGCCAAGGAGCAGGCCGAGGATCGTGTCG gCTTTGACAACTATTCGTTTGAGCTCTGGGGAAAGGACAAGGCTGCCAGCGCCACCCCCAAACCCGAGTAG